tactactaatatagTAAGAATATAATACCACTACTAatataatgttaataaaataccaataatattatactatatattaatcatatacttctatgaatttaataaaataataatattaatataatatactgcaactcatgtaatattaatattaatataacaatataatactgctaatataatattaatataataaaatacaatgatacaatttgtaataataatatactaatataataaaataatataatactgctactaatataataatatacccataataataatagtaagatacTATTATAAGGATACAACTGGGGTGAAGCCTGTTGGAGGAGGCTCACGTCGTCGGCCACCGGGAAAAGCGAGTCGTATTCGCAGAGGAATCTGGTGgaaaatgaatatataaatatatatatatatatatataccattaaataataataatactaatgaaTAGGATAGGGTCTGCTGACCTTCTTTCCTGAAGGACGGAGGCAAAGATCTGGAGAAACTCTTCCACAAAGGGATGGATGCTCTCAGCACTGGagtcagaaaaataataataattactatattacttaatattataatgttattattaataataattttatattagtatattaatattaatatattattttaatgttatcATTATATAGTAAacatattactataatataattaTACATGTATtgctattatataaaattatttttatattatattactttatactgttacattataatataaattactagtatattattatggtatataaatacagtagagtctcacttatccaacactcgcttatccaacgtgcttgattatccaacgcatttttgtagtcaacgttttcaatatattgtgatattttggtgctaaattcgtaaatacagtaattactacatagcattattgcgtattgaactactttttctgtcacatttgttgtataacatgactagctgtgcccggccacgcgttgctgtggcgttgtctggtggtgttggtgagaaatttgagttagtggtggtattgaatgtctgttgtatggttgtctttatgtttagtatgtacagtagagtcaggcctctctgagtatacagctatactttttctatgtgaaaaagataagcaaacactctaaaggttccaaacataaaaagagatgtggcatgtaagggccacagaaatagtcaggcctctcttagtatacagccatcttctttctatgtgaaaaagataagcaaacactctaaagcaggggtccccaaactaaggcccgggggccgggtgcggccctccaaggtcatttacctggcccccaccctcaggtttataatataatgttttatataattttaataatataatatattgtgtatacatataatattgataataataccatataattatattaattatatgttatatattacatataatattacagtatagtggtatagttcaatatagtaatatataatgctaatattgtgctatgctaataatataatatattgtatgtacatacaactgctctgagtccccttcagggtgagaagggcgggatataaatgtaataaataaatgtagtaaatgaaaaaataaataattagacttaggctcgcccaaagtctgaaatgacttgaaggcacacaacaacaacaatcctaattaacttgactatccttcagggtgagaagagcgggatataaatgtaataaataaatgtagtaaatgaaaaaataaataattagacttaggctcgcccaaagtctgaaataacttgaaggcacacaacaacaacaatcctaattaacttgactatctcattggccagaagcaggcccacacttcccattgaaatcctgataggtttatgctggttacaattgttttcattttaaaatattgtattgttctttcattgttgttgttgttgttgttttgcactacaaataagacatgtgcagtgtgcataggaatttgttcggttttttttccaaatgataattcggcccctccacagtctgaaggattgtggatcggccctctgctttaaaagtttgaggacccctgctctaaaggttccaaacataaaaagagatgtgacatgtcagggccacagaaatagtcaggcctctctgagtatagagctatcttctttctatgtgaaaaagataaggaaacactctaaaggttccaaacataaaaagagatgtgacatgtcagggccacagaaatagtcaggcctctctgagtatagagctatcttctttctatgtgaaaaagataaggaaacactctaaaggttccaaacataaaaagagatgtgacatgtaagggccacagaaatagtcagcctctgcaaacattaggattgtatgatgttgttgttattattattattgagaggctgggtggccatctgttgggagtgcttggattgtgtcctgcatggcagatcgtgggaggtgttcgctggccctgattgtttagtgtctggcattcccgtgttttaagagtgttgttttttatttggtgttgtgattttaagcttgttaaaatattaggagagagattgtgttgattgtcatggttcatagcatatatttaaaatatagagtattaaaatgggttggatattgtagaaggttggagtggagataaatggtttggatgatgggcgggcgctaggacccaggggacagctttttcccattgcctgccttccctgttgccggcggccatgagggcttctcttttccctccctggcatggctcccaatggggcgttgtgggttctctccatgtggaggtgcgtgaagtgattttgtgttgtttcaaccttaaggcgtggatgatgggttgtgttgtccaatgtcgaggttggggggcccgtagtttagttgctttgctcggtgccgcgattccatcactcttttatatatatagatgttttggtgtttaatttgtaaaatcataacctaatttgatgtttaataggcttttccttaatctctccttattatccaacatattcgcttatcgaacgttctgccggcctgtttacgttggataagcgagactttactgtattaatatatgatttttaatatattaatattaaaataataaatatattaataaatataatttattatattattatattattgtttatttcactttatattataacattaataaaataataaatattttaaaatataatataattgtacatatatttttatatgatgatgatgatgattattattattattactattattgtgtaCCTGTTCTCGAGGATGGGCTGTAGGCAGAGGTGCTGCACCAGGAGGTGGAAGAGCTCGGCTATCTTCCGCTTCGAATGAGACAGCCTCCGCCACAAGTCCGACAGCAGCCtgcaaaaataataacataattttatatatatataatacgttGTCAGGTTAAAGCAATAGATTACAAGATACAATTAGGAATTAATACCATTAAgtgtatatattattaattatattattatgatattgtgGTTCTGACCTGGGATCTTGGTGGCGCCTCCTCTTGATGGCGGACTCCAGCTCCGGGACCAGCAGCTCGTAAAAGGACGCCAACCTATAAGGCATCATCACATCACATAATATGACATATTATTATAGTTCATATTAtagatcgtattattattattatttcacctattattattatattttatgttacTATAACATTACTGTTTCATTAATTTGTATAttaaaaatctaaataataatataatataatagtatgacaaataataataaatattataataattttaaatggatatgccctataataataaatggatataataatattaaatgtaatattaaatataataatacacgaATATAATATGACAATAATGCTAaatgaataaattaaataaatgaatattttattaaatatgataataaatgttattatgtttcatattatacattattcaatatattttttcatattaAGTATGAAtgtttcatattatatttttcatatatttttcttattatattttatatttcatttattattattattattattattattattattattattattattattattctatacctGGCGCAGAAGTCGTGCTTGTGGAAGGTGTTTGCGGCCAGTGGGAAAACCTCCAGGAAAGCCCAGAGCGTCACGCACGAGTCGCACACGTACCGCACGATATCCGCCAGGTCCTAGCGTCAGGAGAATTATATGtaattatacatacagtagagtctcacttatccaacgttctggattatccaacgcatttttgtagtcgatgttttcaatacatcctgatattttggtgctaaattcgtaaatacagtaattactacatagcattactgcgtattgaactactttttctgtcaaatttgttgtataacatgttttggtgcttaatttgtaaaatcataacctaccatacatactcgagtataagccgaggcacctaattttaccacaaaaaccgggaaaacttattgactcgggtataagccgagggtaggaaatacagcagctactggtaaatttcaaaataaaaatagataccaataaaattacattaactgaggcataagtggggtaaatgttttttgaatatttaccgtatttcgaagaaaaacagtaagctaactctgtaagtgcataagtagggtcaacaaaaacaatatggtatcaacaataactttataataataatcatcatcattatcatcatcaacaacaataacaacaactcccTTTGTATCCtgttctatctatctccccatggggactcaggccggcttcgaacatagtaacaggcaaacgttcaatgcctatataaacaatgcagggctagatatagctctataattatatatactattttcaaatttgcatttcccccctgaaaagtttgcaaatcctttgtgcatttccctcctgcaatatttgcaagtcccatttatctatgtttacatctatctagacatctctgtgtgtgggtgtgtgcatattttaaaggcctatatctatattaatatctatctatctatatatagagaattatatctttataggacttgcagagacttgcaaacatgtgaagggaaattcatatataaaattaatgtatacatataggtacagatatacaggtacatggaaatctctagatatctatatgtatataggatttgcaaagacctgcaaacatatgaggggaaaattcatataataaattaatgtatttgtagggggaaatctatatattatttacaagctttggggcatgcatttgcccaaggaagaaatgcaagcaaagccctcctaaaaacaactttggcctcttttctcctcccctttcccgcctcttttatttctccctctttcaaacttttccttaatctctccttattatccaacatatttgcttatccaacattatctgctggcccgtttacattggataagtgagactctactgtaataaaagaaatataaataaaaaacagtAATATGGGTGTCTTCCTGCCTACCTGGAGGGGCATGTCGTGCGGGGTGGGCCGCGGCCGCTCTCCCAGCTTCTGGGGCGTCCCTTCGCCCGACGCCGACGCTAAGCCGCACCGCTCCAGGACGCTCCCAAAGACCTACGTCAAGAATCACCACCACAGTCACAATGCTGGTAAGTCAAGGAAGGCGAAGGCAGAGTCACGAGACCGAGACACAGACCTGGAGGACGGTGGGAAGGGACTCGTCCAAGTCGGCAAAGTAGCTCGGCTGCTGCGCAAACACGTTCTCTGAAGGACAGGatgatagtattattattattatatattaaatattattatacacaattattattatcatttattattactaataaaacTCTGGACGTTATGCCCATAAGGAGACAGTCACATTATGTTAGGTTTcctaacattattatattattataatttttttttatactACAACAACAATGTGGACGTACGTATCATCTTGTGGAGGAGGGGCCCGTTGCCCTTCCCGAAGAGGACGCAGAGGTCCATGATTTTGGGGATGTCGAACAGGAAGTGGTTGTAGACAATCTCCCCGAAGGCCGGCGGAGAAAGGAAGTGCTCCTGAGGACAGAGAAAGGAAGGCGGAGATTGGAGACAGACCTTCAGTAGACACACATAAATATGTATCTATGAGAGGGATGTTTGCTCTGACCGGGGACTCCTTGTGAGTGGACATTCGGAGGAAGGTCATGAAGACGCCGCGGTGGAGCCGCCTCTGGACCGCCTCCACTTCCGGGGACACGTGTTCGTCGTCATGCGTGGCCGTGGCGTCGAACTTGCGTGGGGCCGAGCTCAGGAAGGCGTCCAGGGTCTTCTGCAGGCGCTCGTCAAAGACCACCTCCATCCCAGAGACATTCCaatattcattatattattattattatattttattttattataaataatataatgtaatataataatctaataaaaataataaaataatgttgtattattatactattctataatgtattataatttattattactatatatataatattttattattataatagtatTCCAATATATtactatttgttattatttacagtagagtctcactccaaGAATCGCTTcttcaaggttctggattatccaacgcatttttgtagtcaatgttttcaatacatcgtgatattttggtgctaaatttgtaaatacagtaattactacgtaacattactgtgtattgaactaccgtatttttcgctttataaaacgcacttccccccccccccccaaaatagaggggaaaagtcagtgcgtcttataaacgcaatatgacctcacgATGACGTCATGCAGTCGCCCAGGCAGACACGTGTCGACGCGGTCACGCCTCCAGGCGTTCCCACGAGCCCTGCGCTCAAGCCGGCTTTAAGGCCTGCCTCCCATTACATTTTCCCTCCGGAAATGTGAGGGGAAGCCTCGAAAAGCCCACTTCCACGCAGCCGGCGCTCTTCATACCCCCTCATGGAGACATATTTGCACGTGAATGTCTGAATAAATGCCCGAAAGGTGTTCTTTCGAGGGCTGTCCCGTTCTCCCCCGGGTCCTCACCATCCTGAGGGTCGTCTTCGGGGTCCTGCGAGGCGCCGGGAAGCGGGTTCAGGAGCCGCTCCAGCTCCTCCGCCAAGGGCGCCGCCATCTTCCTTGGCCTGGCTTCTCTTCCGCCTTGCCGGCTGcgagacttcatttcccagaagccctcATCATTGCAGAGCGCagccgaggcttctgggagttgaagttcgcgTGCTCTGAGGCGAGCCAATGAGGAGAGAGAGCCGTTGTGAaactagggggggggggagaagggtaAGGCACAGTATAGGGGCAATCCTAATGCTGCTGTTGACTGGTAATGTCTACATATTacatgttattttattaaaatgttctaggtcatcttttagttcaaattatttttccccattttcctcctctgaaaactaggtgcgtcttatcatctggtgcgtcttataaagTGAAAAATacggtactttttctgtcaaatttgttgtataacttgatgttttggtgcttaatttgtaaaatcataacctaatttaatgtttaataggcttctctttaatctctcattatccaacatattcgcttatccaatgttctgccggtccgtttatgttggataagtgagactctactgtatttatttacatcatttctaccccgtctttctcacccgaggggactcaaggcggcttacaataataggcaaaaattcaatgcctgacaCAATACATTCACCAACagttcagataaataaataacataacatagtaatacaaaaattaaaaacatatccaagttaaaatccattcatctaaaGTCCTCACAtgtaaatcttagtccagaccatgtcATATAGATGTTCTCATATAGGTGTTCTCATTATATTATTTCATTGTGTTATTATATTAccttactattacattattatagtattctataatattatattattactcattattattatatatttatattattttattatatcattatagtattatattattactatttattgctATTGAGTTGTCATTAAacctatattattttattattatgttctattattatttttaacacctacatgaaaccgttgggagaggtcatccggagttttggagtacggtgccatctctacgcggatgaaacccaactctactactctttcccaccaaactccaaggaagccctttggatactggaccagtgcttggtggctgtgatgggctggatgagggcgaacaagctgaagcttaatcctgacaagacagaggtcctccaggtcagtcgcatgtctgatcggggcatagggtggccacctgtgcttgacggggtcgcattccccctgaaggcgcaggtccgcagcttgggggtcctcctggactcatctctGACACTTGAgactcaggtgtcggcggtggccgggagggcctttgcacaactaaaacttgtgcgccagctgcgaccatacctcgtgaagtctgatctggctacggtggtccatgccttagttacctctagattggattattgcaacgcactctacgtggggctgcctttgaagacggcccggaaactccaactagttcagcaggcggcagccaggttcctaacaggagcgaattacagggagcggtctacgcccctgttcaaggagctccactggctgccgttcaccttccggacccaattcaaggtgcaggtgctgacctacaaagccctgaatggtttgggacccacttacctttctgaccgcatctccccctacgatcctgcacgatctcttcgttcatcgggggaggccctcctctcgcttctgcctccgtcacaagcgcggttggtggggacgagggagagggccttctccgtggcggccccccgactctggaacgcgctccccagggaaattaggcaagctgccaccttggaagtgttcaggaagagcctgaaaacctggctcttcaaacaggcctttgaagaagtatactaaaccctggtactagcgggTCCTTCTGACCTGTTGTAcctcttggttaactccttgacatagcctcagtgttcaccccagtccaaggctcttcccatgaccttgtagcaccttaacttccttcttgtttacaagttccactcagtgcactttgcccagctcattttatgtttttattgctgtgtttctcaagtgttttataatgattgtgattttaatgccttttaaatttatttgtgtgtttttgtatttgatattattgtatgttggttttatatctgtaagccgccccgagtccctctggggagatggtggcggggtacaaaaataaaattattattattattattattattattattattattattattattattctgttattacattgtattttattatattctattattctattttattatattaatcttttatattattattatactatattgttatattatattattattacactattatatattattaatcatataatgatattatattatatatatattattaaattatattagtatattataatattaaatataatttaatatgtaattattatttatgatagtttattatattatcctatttataataataaattaatacattattatattaatatattatttaattattatttctgaTTAATTATTCTATTCCATTATATTATCATGAAttgttataaattattatatcatttttattacattatattattatattatataggagATTACCTGGGACCAGAATCGGTGGTGTGGCAGGGCGAGGAGCCAATCGAGGGCGTCGGCCAGAGAGGCGGTCCTTGCCAGGAACTCCTCCCACTCTGCGCTGGGCCACGCCCCCTTGGGCGGAGGAGGGCGGTACTGTGGGAAGGCCCGCTCCTTGCTCATCTGGGACGGGTGCTGTCAGTCAAtcatcacaacacaataataaacagtaacaatataatataataatagatatattATCATATATCATAACAACTATActaaatatactataataataataaaggtgttggtaataatataatataattataaatacGATATAaatatactaatacagtagagtctcactccaaGAATCGCTTcttcaaggttctggattatccaatgcatttttgtagtcaacattttcaatatatcgtgatattttggtgctaaattcgtaaaaacagtaattacaatataacattactgcgtattgaactacttttctgtcaaatttgttgtataacatgatgttttggtgcttaatttgtaaaatcataacctaatttgatgtttaataggcttttccttaatctctccttattatccaagatattcacttatccaaactccTGCCtgaccgtttagcttggataagtgagactctactgtatttagtaaatatactaaatatataataacataacaataaatataatgaacaataacagtataataatatgttaataataatataatatataataaacataatataaatatatgaatatttAGTAAATAtactaagggttgttgtatgttttccgggctgtatggccatattctagaagtattctctcctgacgtttcgcccacatctgtggcaggcatcctcagatgactcctcatatacctcacaacctctgaggatgcctgccatcgatgtgggcgaaacgtcaggagagaatacttctagaacatggccatactgcccggaaaacatacaacaaccctgtgatcctggccatgaaagccttcgacaacaaatatactaaatataataataaatacgttaccaataatataatattaaattcgatataaatgcaatataaatatactaataattatataaattttatcatatgaaataaaatatataaaatgtatttattatataaaatgtatttattacataaatataataaatgcaatataaataagccgccccgagtccccattggggagatggtggcggggtataaataaagttttttattattattattattattattattattattattattatattaatatttagcAACTATACTAAATATAATAGTAActataataaacaataacaatataatatgctGATATTCAATATTTATGTTAATGTTTTGTTTCTATTCTATAGTCCATATTACATGACATAATATACTAAAtgtcatgtaataataaatatattaaatttaataataataataataataatgaataataccaCCAACCAAGGCGGGCAGGGTCTTCATGGTCCCGGTCGCGGCATCCTTCTCCGTCAGGTAGAGTTCGTCCAGCGCTGGCATCTTTCTATGGACACAAGATCATAGattgaatggcctcgcagctccaaagcctggctgcttccctgaaGAGTCCCCTGATTGGCAGGAATCAATATTTTTTCCAGGCCTATTTAATTGCTCATAGCCATCAACCATAGGTTCAGGCGAAACATCAGCAGAGAGTGCTGCTGGGGGgttaatttgttattattattattattataactataaatattattatattatttatcgatggattcatttatgtatttaattaCTCATGCCCATTGGCCATAAGgttcaggcgaaacatcaggagagagtgcttcaacGTTTCCATCTAAGACAGGAAAcgatcagggtcagctaacacctcccaatccCAGGATTCATTCCTCCCCccgccccaggcaggaagcagccaggctatgaagctgcaaggctattcagaccccgagctctctctctctcacctcaACTCCGAGCTCCGCGCCTTCCTCCTTCCAGCGGACTCGAAGGGCGGGGCTTCCGCTTTGAGGCTCTGTTTCCAGGACGACCAAAGGcaccctgggagtcgtagtccggGGCCGGGGATCGCGGGAATATCACTAGAGGGCGTTGCTGGACTACGAGGCCCAGCATGCAGCGGGGCGCCGCTAGGGCGATTTAAAGGGACAGGAGCCGCCGCGGGACGGTGGGAAGGTCTtggaattttggataagagatgctcaacctatgAGAGAGAAATTTTTGATGATTTCTTCACTGTATGTGTAATTTCATgcatgtactagctgtgcccagccacgctttgctgtggcaaagtgtggtggtatgggaaaaaaagtattgagaaattggtggtagttagtacagtagagtctcacttatccaacataaacgggccggcagaatgttggataagcgaatatgttgaataataaggaggaattaaggaaaagcctattaaacatcaaattaggttatgattttacaaattaagcaccaaaacatcatgttagacaacaaatttgacagaaaaagtagttcaatacgcagtaatgctatgtagtaattactgtatttacaaatttagcaccccaaaatatcacgatgtactgaaaacattgactacaaaaatgcgttggataatccagaacgttggataagtgagactctactgtatatgttatttccttaagcttgtgaatatacaatatttctgattgttccttttttgtctgttggagacaagtatgaatgctgcattaGTCAGaacgattagcatttaatggcctttcagcttcaaagcctggcggtttcctccctgggggaatcctttgttgggagatgttagctggccctgattggttcCTGTCTGGAAATTccgtgttttcagagtgttgttctatatctagtgttctgattttagatattatattgttctatatctagtgttctgattttagagttttttttaaaatactgaaagccagattgtgttcattttcatggttcacagcaaaacaatattaataacacagtagagtctcgcttatccaaccttcgcttatccaatgttctgtattatccaacacagtttgccttttagtagtcaatgtttttgtagtcaatttttcaattcattgcgaagttttggtgctaaattcgtaaatacagtagttattacataacgttattgtgtattgaactgctttttctgtccatttgttgtaaaacatgatgttttggtgcttaatttgtaaaatcaaaacataatttgacgtttgataggcttttccttagtccctcattatccaacatattcacttatccaacattctgccggaccgtttatgttTGTTTGAGAATATTTACCTAGTGGCttttactggtacagtagagtctcacttatccaacattcgcttatccaattttctggattatccaacacagtctgccttttaatagtcaatgtttttgtagtcaatcttttcaatatattgtgatgttttggtgctaaatttgtaaatacagtaattactacataacattgctgtgtattaaactgctttttctgtcaaatttgttgtaaagcatgatat
This sequence is a window from Anolis carolinensis isolate JA03-04 chromosome 6, rAnoCar3.1.pri, whole genome shotgun sequence. Protein-coding genes within it:
- the ascc2 gene encoding activating signal cointegrator 1 complex subunit 2, coding for MSVAAYIRTKVEHLLSKIPRPSHRPAAAPVPLNRPSGAPLHAGPRSPATPSSDIPAIPGPGLRLPGCLWSSWKQSLKAEAPPFESAGRRKARSSELRKMPALDELYLTEKDAATGTMKTLPALHPSQMSKERAFPQYRPPPPKGAWPSAEWEEFLARTASLADALDWLLALPHHRFWSQVVFDERLQKTLDAFLSSAPRKFDATATHDDEHVSPEVEAVQRRLHRGVFMTFLRMSTHKESPEHFLSPPAFGEIVYNHFLFDIPKIMDLCVLFGKGNGPLLHKMIQNVFAQQPSYFADLDESLPTVLQVFGSVLERCGLASASGEGTPQKLGERPRPTPHDMPLQDLADIVRYVCDSCVTLWAFLEVFPLAANTFHKHDFCARLASFYELLVPELESAIKRRRHQDPRLLSDLWRRLSHSKRKIAELFHLLVQHLCLQPILENSAESIHPFVEEFLQIFASVLQERRFLCEYDSLFPVADDVSLLQQASPQLDETRTSYLLQAVKGARKEEKEEEGGSHAGRGGPRKTPAGGGLETAIPETAVEVPREEEESDLTGLVCQVKEVFPDLPEGFVECCLREHGRDVERVIHLLLEGKIPRPADPDPTPLLRSRHNVFQDDAFDVFSSDHVDLSRVQKGKRAEGRSTRLLLEDKRFLSGQRGRYEQYSLVAEEEEEIPAKAYDDDEYDDTYDGNQVGANDADSHDELLLRRPFTVPQVLRSRPNKGKEEEEEDEEEEEEEQEGPKDHFVQDPAVLRERAEARRMAFLARKGPRGDPSSSSSNGRGQSKAEAGPERRRKEAAKASRANHSRRLMSDRKRSKGMVPQ